The following coding sequences lie in one Arachis stenosperma cultivar V10309 chromosome 5, arast.V10309.gnm1.PFL2, whole genome shotgun sequence genomic window:
- the LOC130979831 gene encoding U-box domain-containing protein 40, which translates to MEIQQTLKLMVHHHNRGKENNTPKLKWRKIFTLQRSPPSSKPIQTPPPEEFICPISGTLMADPVIVSSGHSFERASVQSCKDLNFTPQLSDGTTPDFSTVIPNLALKSAISKWCHASSTLLPQPPHRSLTDNLVRTLIFSSSSRKNNANELVGERMLTANPSCCSSSSSVESIATSASSSTPPAQLTAKPSFCYSSPSSSELEPTTPEAEEFISKLRSNQVFVIEESLQNLRKLTRTNEDSRITLCTQRMLSSLRGLVASKYKMVQVNAVACVVNLSLEKMNKVRIVRSGLVPPLIEALRIGSPEAQEHASGALFSLALEDDNKTAIGVLGALPPLIHALRVGTERTRHDSALALYHLSMVQSNRTKLVKIGSVPVLIGMVKSGQMTGRVLMILGNLGCGPDGRAAMLDVGMVECLVGLLAGSESVHGSIKESCVAVLYVLSHGGLRFKAVAKAAGVVEALEKAEKEVGSHRAKEKAMRVLEMMKGKEDDEEEEVDWEELLDSGLGSRSHNHHDGEFAGLNGTTSIL; encoded by the coding sequence ATGGAGATTCAGCAAACCCTAAAGCTCATGGTCCACCACCACAACAGAGGAAAGGAAAACAACACACCAAAGCTGAAATGGAGGAAAATTTTCACTCTCCAACGATCACCGCCGTCATCAAAACCCATCCAAACTCCACCGCCGGAAGAGTTCATCTGCCCAATCTCCGGTACTCTAATGGCTGACCCTGTGATCGTATCTTCCGGTCACTCCTTCGAACGAGCGTCCGTACAATCATGCAAAGATCTCAACTTTACCCCTCAACTCTCCGATGGAACCACCCCTGATTTTTCCACCGTGATCCCCAACCTCGCCCTCAAATCCGCCATCTCCAAATGGTGCCACGCGTCATCCACCCTCCTCCCTCAACCCCCACACCGGTCCCTCACCGACAACCTCGTACGGACCCTCATTTTCTCATCTTCCTCCCGCAAAAACAACGCAAACGAGTTAGTGGGAGAGAGAATGCTAACAGCGAACCCTTcttgttgttcttcttcttcctccgtTGAGTCTATTGCCACGTCAGCATCGAGCTCCACCCCACCCGCTCAACTTACTGCAAAACCAAGCTTCTGCTACTCTTCGCCTTCTTCCTCCGAACTCGAACCAACAACCCCAGAGGCCGAAGAATTCATCTCGAAGCTTCGGAGCAATCAAGTCTTCGTAATCGAAGAATCTCTGCAGAATCTGAGGAAGCTCACTAGAACTAATGAGGACTCAAGGATCACACTCTGCACCCAAAGGATGCTTTCGTCTTTGCGTGGCCTCGTTGCTTCGAAGTATAAAATGGTTCAAGTGAATGCCGTCGCATGTGTCGTGAACCTCTCTCTGGAGAAAATGAACAAGGTGAGGATCGTACGGTCAGGGTTAGTTCCGCCATTGATAGAAGCTTTGAGGATTGGATCCCCTGAGGCGCAGGAACACGCTTCCGGTGCGCTCTTCAGTCTAGCGCTTGAAGACGATAATAAAACCGCGATTGGGGTTCTCGGAGCTCTTCCACCGTTGATTCACGCGCTTCGAGTTGGGACTGAGCGGACTCGGCATGACTCGGCCTTGGCGCTTTACCATTTGTCGATGGTTCAAAGTAACAGAACCAAATTGGTTAAGATTGGATCGGTTCCGGTTTTAATTGGGATGGTTAAGTCTGGTCAGATGACGGGTCGGGTTTTGATGATTTTGGGCAATTTGGGTTGTGGGCCGGATGGGCGGGCTGCAATGTTGGATGTGGGTATGGTTGAATGTTTGGTCGGGTTGTTGGCTGGGTCCGAGTCAGTTCATGGATCAATAAAGGAGAGCTGTGTGGCGGTGCTATACGTGTTGAGTCACGGAGGGTTGAGGTTTAAGGCCGTAGCGAAGGCGGCAGGAGTGGTGGAGGCGCTCGAGAAGGCAGAGAAGGAGGTGGGGAGTCATCGAGCGAAGGAAAAGGCAATGAGGGTTTTGGAGATGATGAAGGGCAAAGAGGACGATGAGGAGGAAGAGGTGGATTGGGAGGAGCTGCTCGACTCCGGTCTAGGAAGCCGGAGTCACAACCACCATGATGGCGAGTTTGCCGGGCTCAATGGGACGACCTCAATCCTCTGA